The following are from one region of the Methanobacterium veterum genome:
- a CDS encoding ornithine cyclodeaminase, whose amino-acid sequence MDTREVKLSGHIIDSLTLPKTLDLIMDMGGDFEILDVNIGKQKKDVSHAKIRVIGNDESHLGEILDELSEIGAVISEIKEIELVPSTKDKTLPEDFYSTTNHPTQVRYDGQWIEVEDIEMDCMIVIDPESKHALCKPIGRIEEGDLVAVGREGIKVEPPERPRGKKGVFEFMSSEASSEKPVRSIVKNIASEIREIKKRNGKIAIVAGPAIVHTGSAPILARMIREGIIDVLFAGNALATHDIENDLYGTSLGICTKSGEAVVRGHRHHIYAINEINKAGSIKEAVEKGVLKSGIMYECVKNNAPFVLAGSIRDDGPLPDVITDVIQAQDEMRKYAQDVDMVIMIATMLHSIAVGNILPSYVKSICVDINPATVTKLADRGSAQVVGVVTDVGAFLPILYESLEGLECIKD is encoded by the coding sequence ATGGATACAAGAGAAGTTAAACTTTCAGGTCATATAATCGATTCCTTAACGCTCCCAAAGACCCTTGATCTTATAATGGATATGGGAGGGGACTTTGAGATTCTTGATGTTAACATAGGTAAACAAAAAAAAGATGTAAGCCATGCTAAAATACGAGTTATAGGAAATGATGAATCTCATTTAGGTGAAATTCTTGACGAATTAAGTGAGATAGGGGCAGTTATTTCAGAAATAAAGGAAATTGAACTTGTTCCATCCACAAAAGATAAGACTCTCCCTGAAGACTTTTATTCCACCACCAACCACCCTACACAGGTGAGGTATGATGGACAATGGATAGAAGTTGAAGATATTGAAATGGACTGTATGATTGTAATTGATCCAGAAAGCAAACACGCACTCTGTAAGCCAATAGGGCGGATCGAAGAAGGAGACTTAGTAGCTGTTGGAAGAGAAGGTATCAAAGTAGAACCTCCTGAAAGGCCAAGGGGTAAAAAAGGAGTCTTTGAATTCATGTCAAGTGAAGCATCTTCTGAAAAACCTGTAAGGTCCATAGTTAAAAACATAGCATCCGAAATTAGGGAAATTAAAAAAAGGAATGGAAAAATAGCAATAGTAGCAGGTCCTGCAATAGTTCACACGGGGTCAGCCCCAATTCTAGCCAGGATGATAAGAGAAGGAATTATAGACGTACTGTTTGCGGGAAATGCCCTTGCAACACACGATATTGAAAATGATCTCTATGGAACTTCACTGGGAATATGTACAAAGAGTGGTGAAGCTGTTGTTAGGGGACATAGACACCATATTTATGCAATTAATGAAATTAACAAGGCAGGTTCAATAAAAGAAGCTGTTGAGAAAGGAGTGCTGAAAAGCGGAATCATGTATGAGTGTGTTAAAAATAACGCACCTTTCGTGCTTGCAGGATCAATTAGGGACGACGGACCGCTCCCAGATGTTATAACTGATGTTATTCAGGCTCAAGATGAAATGCGTAAATATGCTCAGGACGTTGACATGGTAATCATGATTGCAACTATGCTCCACTCCATAGCAGTTGGTAATATACTCCCATCATACGTAAAGAGTATCTGTGTAGATATAAATCCTGCAACAGTTACAAAACTTGCAGACCGGGGAAGTGCGCAGGTTGTGGGCGTTGTAACAGATGTTGGGGCATTTTTACCTATTCTTTATGAAAGTTTAGAAGGTTTGGAGTGTATTAAAGATTAA
- a CDS encoding DNA helicase PriA has protein sequence MQCKLCGYVFDETKKPETCNHCMGSSCNKIKCPNCGYEVLPEFKIESKFINFLKRRIKNEDK, from the coding sequence ATGCAATGCAAGCTTTGTGGATATGTATTTGATGAAACCAAGAAACCTGAAACCTGTAATCACTGCATGGGATCAAGCTGTAATAAAATCAAATGTCCAAACTGCGGATATGAAGTTTTACCCGAGTTTAAAATAGAATCTAAGTTTATAAACTTCTTAAAAAGGAGAATTAAAAATGAAGATAAGTAA
- a CDS encoding translation initiation factor IF-5A, whose translation MSKKVVEVKTLKVGKYVILDGEASKIKSIQTSSPGKHGAAKARVEAVGIFDNQKRSLVKPVDAKCDVPIIDKRVAQVLALMGKEVQLMDIESYETFELPIPDELKDDIVEGVEVDYIEALGKQKIMRVK comes from the coding sequence ATGTCAAAGAAGGTTGTAGAAGTAAAAACCTTAAAAGTAGGTAAATATGTCATATTAGATGGTGAAGCATCAAAAATCAAAAGTATCCAGACATCATCCCCTGGAAAACACGGGGCTGCAAAAGCAAGAGTAGAAGCTGTCGGTATATTCGATAACCAGAAAAGAAGCCTTGTAAAACCTGTAGATGCTAAATGTGATGTACCTATAATCGATAAAAGGGTAGCTCAAGTTCTTGCTCTAATGGGAAAAGAAGTTCAACTTATGGACATTGAAAGTTACGAAACTTTTGAACTACCTATCCCTGACGAACTTAAAGACGATATAGTTGAAGGAGTAGAAGTAGACTATATTGAAGCTTTAGGTAAACAAAAAATCATGAGGGTTAAATAA
- the speB gene encoding agmatinase, with protein sequence MLFYTESPLQFAFSKLWGDGESADDTKKFGFIGIPFDSTSTYKPGSRFGPRAVREASYNFERYNIILDKNLDVSLFDFGDIEVIQGNFEKTSSIIEFTVKELLDKNIIPLAVGGEHTISEGILKALDVENTTIVHFDAHMDLRDEYMGEKYSHATVMHRIFDLNPKDMIQIGIRSCSEDEISFAKENKITYFTPHEVNKNIDMVKNAIKNIEGPLYVTVDIDVLDPAYAPDVGTPSPCGLNPFQLESLIHCLKDKEVIGFDLVEVSSSEIGDITSINSAKVIYDFLAVQ encoded by the coding sequence ATGCTTTTTTATACAGAAAGCCCCTTACAATTTGCTTTTTCGAAATTATGGGGTGATGGTGAATCAGCAGATGATACTAAAAAATTTGGTTTTATAGGCATTCCCTTTGATAGCACTTCAACATACAAACCAGGTTCAAGATTTGGTCCAAGGGCAGTTCGTGAAGCCTCTTATAATTTTGAAAGATATAACATAATTTTAGATAAAAATTTAGATGTATCTCTTTTTGATTTTGGTGATATTGAAGTAATTCAAGGTAATTTTGAAAAAACAAGTTCAATTATAGAATTTACGGTTAAAGAACTTTTAGACAAAAATATTATCCCTTTGGCTGTAGGTGGAGAACACACCATAAGTGAGGGAATATTAAAAGCTCTTGATGTTGAAAATACCACTATTGTCCATTTTGATGCCCATATGGATTTAAGGGATGAATATATGGGTGAAAAGTATTCACATGCGACTGTAATGCACAGAATATTTGATTTAAATCCAAAAGATATGATTCAAATTGGTATAAGGTCATGTTCGGAGGATGAAATATCTTTTGCAAAGGAAAACAAAATAACATATTTCACGCCTCATGAAGTTAATAAAAACATAGATATGGTTAAAAATGCCATAAAAAACATTGAAGGTCCGTTGTATGTAACTGTAGATATTGATGTGCTTGATCCGGCTTATGCTCCTGATGTTGGTACTCCATCTCCATGTGGATTGAATCCATTTCAACTTGAAAGCTTGATTCATTGCTTAAAAGATAAAGAAGTCATTGGATTTGATTTAGTAGAGGTTTCATCATCTGAAATTGGGGATATAACTTCTATAAACAGTGCAAAAGTTATATATGATTTTTTAGCTGTTCAGTAA
- a CDS encoding pyruvoyl-dependent arginine decarboxylase: MKVAITSGKAEGPSKLNAFDNALLDAGIGDVNLIKVSSILPAGSQFVELPELTAGDMINCVLAHATSDKKGDVITAVIAVATSDDFGCVVEHSAVNEDPEEVKKYAVFMAEQMMEIRKMKINEIIVEGKSHVVENEGSVIASIVYLG, encoded by the coding sequence ATGAAAGTAGCAATAACATCAGGAAAAGCAGAGGGTCCAAGTAAACTCAATGCATTCGATAATGCCCTGTTAGATGCAGGAATAGGCGACGTTAATTTAATAAAAGTATCTAGTATTCTCCCAGCAGGTTCACAATTCGTAGAACTCCCAGAACTTACAGCGGGAGACATGATAAACTGTGTTCTAGCCCATGCAACATCAGACAAAAAAGGGGATGTGATCACTGCAGTGATAGCCGTCGCAACATCGGATGATTTTGGCTGTGTTGTTGAACATTCAGCTGTAAACGAAGATCCAGAAGAAGTGAAAAAATATGCTGTCTTTATGGCAGAGCAGATGATGGAAATAAGAAAAATGAAGATAAACGAAATAATCGTTGAGGGGAAAAGCCATGTGGTGGAAAATGAAGGCTCAGTAATCGCCTCAATTGTTTATCTGGGGTAA
- a CDS encoding FeoA family protein has protein sequence MKKNMEIKIPNFELIKENTSEGHTCTCSSGTGSRSACGCCGGSCKCAKKSFLPLAQMKKGQYCKIAYIKPGKYEKSHKILSLLPGSKVKIIQTSPSHIFQVENIQIAVDSTLGNNIYVDHLK, from the coding sequence ATGAAGAAAAATATGGAAATTAAAATCCCCAATTTTGAATTAATTAAAGAGAATACATCTGAAGGACATACCTGCACCTGTTCATCAGGTACTGGTTCCAGATCAGCGTGCGGGTGCTGTGGAGGATCATGCAAATGTGCCAAAAAATCATTTTTGCCACTTGCACAAATGAAAAAAGGACAGTACTGCAAAATAGCCTATATTAAACCTGGAAAATATGAAAAGTCGCACAAAATACTGTCACTTTTACCGGGAAGTAAAGTTAAAATAATTCAAACAAGTCCTTCCCACATATTTCAGGTAGAAAACATCCAGATTGCAGTAGACAGTACCTTAGGAAATAACATATACGTGGATCACCTGAAATAA